One Jeotgalibaca porci genomic region harbors:
- a CDS encoding IS3 family transposase: MARNGERCVKKAPKNRWESQITGVRQEVEYLTIEELKHKYPVIHLCDILGIAKSSYYKWLKREPSETELKRLKLMWAIKGIHEAFGGIYGYRRMTIFLNFFRRAKVNHKCVHRLMRIMGITAVIRRKRRNYVPHKAAHVAENILNRDFHAERPMEKLLTDVTEFRLTNGTKRYLSAIYDLGSKKIVAYKTSHRNDNPLVLDTLKQILGDVKPETTLIHSDRGSQYTSHAFNKMIKDHQIIHSMSRVSKCIDNGPMEGFWGTLKVEMFNLDTFDRPAYLDRKIKAYIAFFNNERVTLDMGLAIPTEEKILQMIA, encoded by the coding sequence ATGGCTAGAAATGGAGAACGATGCGTTAAAAAAGCGCCGAAAAATCGCTGGGAATCACAAATCACAGGGGTTAGACAAGAAGTGGAATATTTAACTATTGAAGAATTAAAGCATAAATATCCCGTTATCCATCTTTGTGACATACTGGGTATCGCCAAATCCAGCTACTATAAGTGGTTAAAACGGGAACCCTCAGAAACAGAATTAAAACGCCTGAAACTGATGTGGGCGATCAAAGGAATCCACGAGGCATTCGGTGGGATTTACGGCTACCGAAGAATGACCATCTTTCTCAACTTTTTTAGAAGAGCGAAAGTGAATCATAAGTGTGTACACCGCCTCATGAGAATCATGGGGATCACAGCCGTCATCCGTCGCAAAAGAAGGAACTACGTGCCACACAAAGCTGCACATGTGGCTGAAAACATCTTAAACCGTGATTTCCACGCTGAAAGACCCATGGAAAAGTTATTGACGGATGTCACGGAATTCCGGTTGACCAATGGGACAAAACGTTACCTGAGCGCTATTTATGACCTCGGGTCAAAGAAAATCGTGGCTTATAAAACCAGTCACCGCAATGACAACCCGTTAGTACTGGATACACTAAAGCAGATTTTGGGTGATGTAAAGCCTGAAACCACACTGATTCATAGCGACCGCGGTTCCCAGTACACCTCCCATGCCTTTAACAAGATGATTAAAGATCACCAGATAATCCATAGTATGTCACGCGTCTCGAAATGTATTGACAACGGCCCTATGGAAGGCTTTTGGGGTACCCTCAAGGTGGAGATGTTTAACCTGGATACGTTTGACAGACCAGCGTACTTAGACCGGAAAATCAAGGCATACATCGCGTTCTTCAACAATGAACGCGTTACTTTGGATATGGGATTAGCAATTCCTACGGAAGAGAAGATTCTACAAATGATTGCATAA
- a CDS encoding heavy-metal-associated domain-containing protein yields MKQSVVIEGMKCEGCSNTVSKLFMAIQGVERVLVDRDTKLATVEADREIAESEYTDALAETKFVVSEIK; encoded by the coding sequence ATGAAACAATCAGTAGTAATAGAAGGAATGAAATGCGAAGGCTGCTCAAACACAGTAAGCAAACTGTTCATGGCTATTCAAGGAGTCGAACGCGTCTTGGTTGACCGTGATACAAAATTGGCAACCGTTGAAGCCGACCGTGAGATTGCAGAGTCAGAGTATACAGACGCATTAGCAGAAACAAAATTTGTAGTTTCTGAAATAAAATAA
- a CDS encoding heavy metal translocating P-type ATPase, with amino-acid sequence MKHETLLIEGMSCASCAQAVEKAAGKVEGVNNASVNLATEKLALDVDQAFDIRKVEQAVADAGYKVVKPLETITFGISGMSCASCAQTVENATLKLVGEGHASVNLATEKMVVNYNPDAITLADITKAVADSGYEAVVEVRDADTVDKDQEKKEAHIKEMWQRFWISAVFTVPLLYVSMGHMIGLPLPGIIDPMHYALNFSILQLLLTMPVMILGTKFFTGGFRALFKGHPNMDSLVALGTSAAFIYSLYATFRVYMGEIGFAMELYYESAAVILTLITLGKYFEAVSKGKTSEAIKKLMGLAPKTARVMRDGAEVEIPVEAVAVDDVIVVRPGEKLPVDGVITEGLTAIDEAMLTGESMPVEKKPGDRVIGASINKNGMIHYRATKVGKDTALAQIIKLVEDAQGSKAPIAKLADKISGVFVPIVIVLAVLSGLLWYFLGQESWIFALTITISVLVIACPCALGLATPTAIMVGTGKGAENGVLIKSGAALETTHNIQTVVFDKTGTITEGEPKVTDILTTQITEEALLHLSASAEKGSEHPLGEAIVKAAADQNMNLAKVSDFEAIPGYGIKVRIADNNLLLGNRKLMVTNKIEISALEEESHRLASEGKTPMYIAIDEQLAGIIAVADTLKASSAAAIAELHKMGIEVVMMTGDNKRTAEAIAKQVGIDRVLSEVLPEDKAEQVAALQAEGKKVAMVGDGINDAPALAQADIGIAIGTGTDVAIESADIVLMHSDLMDVPTAIELSKATIKNIKENLFWAFAYNVLGIPVAMGVLYLFGGPLLNPMIAGAAMSFSSVSVLLNALRLKRFKTSNK; translated from the coding sequence ATGAAACATGAGACACTATTAATAGAAGGAATGTCGTGTGCGAGTTGTGCGCAAGCTGTCGAAAAAGCTGCTGGAAAAGTTGAAGGAGTGAATAATGCCTCGGTTAACTTGGCTACAGAGAAGCTTGCCTTGGATGTTGATCAAGCATTTGATATTCGTAAAGTCGAACAGGCCGTAGCTGATGCTGGGTATAAAGTTGTTAAGCCACTAGAAACAATAACGTTTGGTATATCAGGCATGTCTTGTGCGAGTTGTGCACAAACTGTCGAGAATGCCACGCTCAAACTAGTGGGCGAGGGGCACGCTTCGGTTAATCTTGCGACTGAAAAAATGGTTGTCAATTATAATCCGGATGCAATCACTCTTGCTGATATTACGAAAGCGGTCGCTGATTCGGGATATGAAGCAGTTGTTGAAGTCAGGGACGCGGACACCGTAGATAAGGACCAAGAGAAAAAAGAAGCACATATCAAAGAAATGTGGCAAAGATTTTGGATTTCGGCGGTGTTTACGGTTCCGTTATTGTACGTTTCGATGGGTCATATGATCGGGCTGCCACTTCCAGGAATCATCGACCCGATGCATTACGCGCTAAACTTCTCAATTTTACAGCTGTTACTGACGATGCCGGTAATGATTTTGGGAACGAAATTTTTTACGGGCGGATTCCGAGCGTTATTCAAAGGTCATCCAAACATGGATTCACTCGTTGCTTTGGGAACAAGCGCTGCTTTTATTTACAGCCTCTATGCAACATTTCGTGTATATATGGGAGAAATAGGATTTGCGATGGAACTCTACTATGAATCAGCTGCGGTAATCCTGACTTTAATTACACTTGGGAAATATTTCGAAGCGGTTTCGAAAGGTAAAACTTCAGAAGCAATAAAAAAACTGATGGGGTTAGCACCCAAAACAGCACGAGTAATGCGAGACGGTGCAGAAGTTGAAATTCCGGTCGAAGCTGTTGCAGTGGATGACGTGATTGTGGTTCGTCCCGGAGAAAAATTGCCGGTGGACGGTGTGATAACAGAAGGTTTAACTGCAATCGACGAAGCGATGCTGACAGGTGAAAGTATGCCGGTTGAAAAGAAACCCGGAGATCGTGTTATTGGAGCAAGTATCAATAAGAATGGGATGATTCACTACCGTGCTACAAAAGTAGGGAAAGATACTGCTTTGGCTCAAATCATCAAGTTAGTAGAAGATGCACAAGGTTCTAAAGCACCTATTGCCAAGTTGGCGGATAAAATTTCAGGTGTCTTTGTCCCAATTGTCATCGTTTTAGCTGTGCTTTCTGGCTTGTTGTGGTATTTCTTGGGCCAGGAGTCGTGGATTTTCGCTCTAACGATTACGATTTCAGTACTCGTTATTGCCTGTCCGTGCGCACTCGGTTTAGCAACTCCAACGGCAATCATGGTTGGAACAGGTAAAGGAGCCGAAAATGGCGTTTTAATCAAAAGTGGTGCAGCTTTAGAAACGACGCACAATATCCAAACAGTAGTATTTGATAAAACAGGAACGATCACTGAAGGCGAACCTAAAGTGACAGATATTTTAACAACCCAAATAACTGAAGAAGCGTTATTACACTTATCAGCTTCAGCAGAAAAAGGTTCTGAACATCCACTCGGAGAGGCAATTGTTAAAGCAGCAGCAGATCAAAATATGAATTTGGCCAAGGTTTCTGATTTTGAAGCAATACCGGGCTATGGTATAAAAGTACGTATAGCGGACAATAACCTCTTATTAGGTAACCGCAAACTGATGGTTACAAATAAGATTGAAATTTCCGCCTTGGAAGAAGAGTCCCACCGTCTGGCTTCTGAAGGGAAAACGCCGATGTACATTGCGATTGACGAGCAGTTGGCGGGTATCATCGCAGTGGCGGATACTTTGAAAGCCAGCAGTGCAGCTGCGATTGCGGAACTACATAAGATGGGCATTGAAGTTGTGATGATGACAGGCGATAATAAGCGAACAGCTGAAGCTATCGCGAAACAGGTCGGTATTGACCGTGTCTTGAGTGAAGTACTTCCTGAAGATAAAGCTGAACAGGTTGCTGCACTCCAAGCAGAAGGGAAGAAAGTTGCTATGGTCGGTGATGGCATTAATGACGCACCAGCACTTGCCCAAGCAGATATTGGAATAGCAATCGGAACGGGAACGGACGTAGCAATTGAGTCAGCTGATATTGTGTTGATGCACAGTGATTTAATGGATGTTCCAACTGCGATTGAATTAAGTAAAGCGACGATTAAAAATATCAAAGAAAATTTATTCTGGGCTTTCGCATACAATGTGTTGGGGATTCCAGTAGCTATGGGCGTATTGTATTTATTCGGTGGACCGCTCCTGAATCCAATGATCGCCGGAGCAGCAATGAGTTTCAGCTCTGTATCGGTTCTTTTAAATGCATTAAGACTAAAGCGATTCAAAACATCAAATAAATAG
- a CDS encoding helix-turn-helix domain-containing protein, translated as MTRKHTDPELLHLIDLHLRGVSYRTLVDQHHLKLSDTTFMNYVHRYQDHGMEGIRSQKNYRSYSKEFKQKIVAEYLQTGYGFSYLAAKYNIPSKTTVNKWVIRYTEGKENETYSPKSEVYNMTGVKKSYEEKLKIVEDYIANRLTYLEAAEKNHVSYSNIYSWVNKYKKHGPIGLEDNRGRGKPTEIQTTEERLNAEVETLKARNKWLEMENDALKKRRKIAGNHKSQGLDKKWNI; from the coding sequence ATGACTAGAAAACATACCGATCCAGAACTGTTACATTTAATTGATTTACACCTAAGGGGTGTTTCTTATCGAACGCTTGTTGATCAGCACCATCTCAAACTATCTGATACCACTTTTATGAATTATGTCCATCGGTACCAGGACCATGGCATGGAAGGGATCCGCTCCCAGAAGAATTACCGCAGTTACTCGAAAGAATTCAAGCAGAAAATTGTAGCTGAATACCTACAGACGGGTTACGGCTTTTCATACTTAGCCGCTAAATATAACATTCCATCTAAAACAACGGTAAACAAATGGGTAATTCGATATACTGAAGGAAAAGAGAATGAGACATATTCTCCGAAATCTGAGGTGTACAACATGACGGGTGTTAAAAAATCATATGAAGAAAAATTAAAAATCGTAGAAGATTACATAGCCAATCGCCTGACTTATCTGGAAGCAGCGGAGAAAAACCATGTAAGTTACAGTAACATTTATTCCTGGGTGAATAAATACAAAAAGCATGGACCGATAGGTCTGGAAGACAACCGGGGCCGCGGGAAGCCCACGGAAATTCAAACAACGGAAGAACGTTTAAACGCAGAAGTAGAGACACTTAAAGCCCGGAACAAATGGCTAGAAATGGAGAACGATGCGTTAAAAAAGCGCCGAAAAATCGCTGGGAATCACAAATCACAGGGGTTAGACAAGAAGTGGAATATTTAA